A region of the Cyprinus carpio isolate SPL01 chromosome A14, ASM1834038v1, whole genome shotgun sequence genome:
ggACGCTGTGAAGTTTCTCATTAGTTCATTTCATTGGGTTTCATGATAGTGTGTagtttttagattttctttagaaaatgaatGATGTTGAGTATCTTAGATCATATTTCAAGTAAGTAgctatttatagatttatttatattaatagtaataaaaggAAACAGGAAGACATATGGGTCTGTATGcataaaaactttaacatttcCAAAAGCACCAGACCCAAGTCAGGTAATGCTTCCCACTGGCTGTGCATCAGCATGTACCAAAGCCCTTGCAGAGTTTGCCCAGTGAGGCGACTCGTTTTTTCTAATTAAAGGGGGCAGGCGAGTGGTGCATACGGCCAGATGTTGCTCAGGGGTAATGTCAATGAAGCGCTCGGTCAACAGGGTGTGTATCCGCCTCTGCGCAACAGGACATCAGACGCGCAATGGAGAAGCGCTGAAGCACAGACGTCCGCATTGTGGATGCTTACCTCCAATTAATATCCCGCGGAGGGGGACCTGGTCCCCTTCATTTCCCACCCGCCGGGGGATTAACGGCATTTTAATAAAAGGCATTAGAAGAGAGCGGCGCTACTTGTAAGGGAGCTGTATACGATTAAAAACAGGTTGCCCAACACACCCGCACTAAGTCCCAAATCGTAAACAGTGGCGAAAAGCTTCTAAAGGGATTAGCTATTTATTTGAAGCAATACTATGCAAAGCTAATTAAAAACAGACAGTCTTTGAGGTATTATTCGCCTTTTTGAAGTACTAAGTAGGGTGAATTATGCACGGCAACATGGGATGTAGTCCTAATAGTAGCTTTTATTATTCCAGACTTTGAGATGCCACAAGCCTCCAaaattgtaaatgtaacaaaaatatttaatgtaatttatgtttGGTGGTGATGAtaggttattaaaaaaacaattatacacTGCTTTCCACTTTGTTCTGTTGTTTGATTGAGAGTGTGGCAGTGATTGTCACGTTTATTATGGCAAAACGCGTGCGCCTAAACACTGCGCGTGCCTTCTTCACTGTGCGTTTTGTTTTCATAACCAGGTCAGGACACGCGTCggtttaattttacagttttttgccAAATGGCCAGAAGGACCACATACCAGGTGAAGTGAGATGTCCGTTTCTATAAACGTTGTTCCCATGAGTTAGGTGACATTCAGAGAGAAAGTCAGCACCTAACGCTCGTGCGTAATTTGGCAAGAGCTGCAATAAATCGACGTTGAATTGGCTGTGGGATAGCGTTGGAGAGCGAGACCTGTCTCATTACATGGTGCAAAAAAATCGACCACTCACAACTTGTTTGTTTGAAAAGAAGATTGACCATATTTACAGAAACATTGTAAGAGATGTCTGTAAATCATCCCAACACAAGCGAAATAAAATTTAGTGGAAAATATTTaggatgtaaatttaaattttgtccaAGTTTTGTTAATAGATGAACCAGACTCGTGTCCGCTATACACACCTCCTGAGAAAACAAGAATTTGACACATCGTGGTAAAACTACATAGAATTTGTGCGTAAACTGTATGGAcaaactcatttttttaaatgttaagatccatccatccatccattctcaaAACACTTAGAGGGATGTCAGTATACATAAATTACACTGAAAGTAAGCTttgaaattcaatttaaaatatttgtaactgaAAAGTAAAAGTTCTTTAACTTTAGGCTTGATGAAATTAAATAAGTGACAAAAAGATGCACAAAACAGGCCTGAATAGTTTTTAGAAGAAATTTTATGGTTAAACAACTATTTTACacggtcaaataaataaataaataaagacggTGCATGGAGCACAAGGCTTGTTAGCTTAGTAAATGAATTTGTATGGATTTTGCTAAACCTAATTAGAACTAATGGGTAGCACAACATCCAATAGTCAAAGAATAATATAGGACTACTTTATTTCACATCTACATTTCATAATTGTACATTTGATATACTTGATTGCATGCTCTTTGGTGATCAGAACAGACAAAAGCACACATCCGGTCTGGATAATCTATTTACACCTTTTGTGTTGAATGGCATTGGGAGACTTATCTGTCTGTAATAACCGGTTCAGGCATCAACCGTGTGCATGGCATCTTTCAAAGGGCTAATCTCATTTCAACTCAAACTCGTTTATCTAAGGGCTTATCCAGAGCGACCACAAAGCGAAACAAAGCTTGCAAAGGTTGATTTAGGGAAGAGTATGAGCATTAAGTACAACTAAGCCATTCTATCTAGTGGTAAATCTACTTGTCCAGGTCATACTATTTTATGATAACCTTTATTCTGTAAATACTTTATTGTATGGTTTCCGTTTGACTGTCACATGTAGATAGCGCAGTCGTTGAAGTAGTAGACTTGACCTATTAtgtcaaagtagcctaatataaaagaaaaaaaacgaccTCATGATTCAAATCACAAATCATTTGTCACGCGCAGTCGAATTTTCCAATCATTTGGGCTCTCAGATTGATTTGGATGTCCCGATGATATGTTGATGAGGATAATTGAGACCAAActtttggttttattaatttatccagAAAGTATTTATATAAAAGAGGCGCctttaaatgcattacaatagcttaagtgtaatacaaaaaaaaactaataataataataataattttttttttttaattgtttaaatgggTGTATTTCATGCTGGATTCTCACGTATAGTGAGCTTGAGATAATTGTTACATACAGACAAGAACGGTGCCCTAGCCAAATCAAATAATATGCTATAAAATCTGATGCAATTAAGAGAGAGAATGGATGGCtgttaataaaatcataattaaatttgacctgttttaagtattaaaaaagtacttgaaaggacttttccaaactcaaaactttatttttccttaaatatCTGTTCCAACTGTTGCTAATATTATCGGtctgtgaattaaaaaaattttgtcatcatatgCTACCGTATTGGATCGAGTATCTATATTGCTATTGAACATGCTACAGAAATAGACAAAGTACTATCAAACTCCAACATCATGTTCTGACAAAGGCCCGTAATGACCAACGGTTAAGCAATCTACACCTCAATACTTTATATCTTCCATACATTAAGTGCAACATCACTGAGATGACCAAATGATTGCCCAATGAAAAGCTGCAAATGCCAGACCTTTTATCGAGTTATCCAACCGTTATCACGTTGGAACGCTAAACATTCACACCGTGTCTGAAGAACAATGCCGTTCAATGTTGAATATCTCTCAGGAAATTATTTAAGGGACATGCAAATATTAGAAAGAGCCAAAGATAAAAGAATATATCCTCAGAGAGGATTTAATTCTTTGTTCAAAGTATAAGAAAATACTTTATGAACAACATTTCACAGTCTGCTGAcaagaaaaataacagcaaaaaaaaatgtcttgttattcgtttcaacaaaaaaaaacagaatctttTGATGATATGAACATTTTCAATGTTAGAGAAGAACACAAATATATGGCAATAAccacacacagaaaaaataaaaatgacatgaacTTTTTCTCTAAAAAAGTTTCCTTGgcactcaagtaaaaaaaaaaaaaaaactagaaatgttCACCCCACTAAGTACATGATTTCTCAATCCAAAAATAGATTTGTAAAAGTCTTGAAAAAAGTTCTGTTGATATAAAAGTATCAAAGTTCTAACTAAGAGATACATACATCTCAGCGCAAATGTGTATCTTGTTTTGTTTGGCTGTAAGAACACCAAACACTATACAGGCACAGATTTCTCAATgcctttttataacaaaataaatctttGGCATCTACTGTACAAAATCAACATATTTACACAATTCACAGTCTATTGTCCCAGTgctgctcccacacagctgaaaTCGTGAATTACTGTAGATCAAGCTGGCCCTTTTCAGTCGTTGGAGAGCATTGCAGGGACTACGGACGTCGAACATCTACCAAGGTCTCCAGACAGCATCACAGAGCATTACAGGTTGCTTAGCTCTTGAAGTCATGGTGGGAGCAGACAGAACAGTTCTTTGTGCAAGCTTCGCACAGCCAGATGGGTGCAGGTATTGCAGTTTGGACATGAGTGAATGCTGTTGTAATGGCAGTGATGAGTCCTCACAGAGATGCACCTCAGTTCCTCTGTGGGGTGGGGTGGACAGTAGCTGGACTTGCATTGGCTGTGATTTGTTAAGATTTTCACATGCCTTTTCCACTCCCTGTCCAAACTCATGGCTCTTGCTAGCAATAAAATTGCTGACTCGTATGAGACATGTCCTCATTCCATCACGATAGCTCTGACGTTTGCAAGGTGAACTCAGGTCCTCATCAGAGTCCTCTGTGCGTGCTCTTTTTCCTCTAGTGATTTGAAAAGGGTCAGTCCCCAGTCCTGGTTCAGCTCTTAGGAAGTGCACAACACTTTCCAGGATTTCAGCCTTTTCCACTTTAGGGTTCTTGAGTTTctattaaaaagaagaagaaatgtggtcagataaagatattttatatacagGGTACATTTCTAcattagtaaaaaaattaattaagttacCTCATTGTGGGTGTTCTCAAGTAACAGGATTCTCAGAGTTTCTAAGCTTTGATTAATGCGATCTCTCCTTCTTTTTTCCATGAGAGGTTTTGAGACCTGTAACATCAAAAGTGGTGTAGTTTAAATATTATGGTAAAATATCAATCTTAAAAGCCTTAACATGATAAGTAACAAatctttatttcaaatttaatcaGAATAGCCTAATATGTAAGGCTTAtgtgaattataattatatagcCTACCAGAGGTCTGAAAATacattgtaaaacaaataaagtatCGTTTTTACCCGTTTCGAGTCTTTTTGTTCCGGTATGTCAGCAGCTTGTTTGCTCATTTTGGCGATTCACGAAATTAAAAGTGAGATTAAAGGCATCGTTTTGGAGTTCAAGTCATTTATGGTACAGGCAATACACGCCTACTCTTCTCATTATGAATGATAAAAGAAGACGGACCAATCACATGCGTCTTTGAGCTAGCCCCTCATTAATATTCACATACATGCTGGATGAAAGCGACAAAGCCTGTAAATAATGTCAATTGTGAAGTAAGAGCCGATAATGACCCATTTAGTCCCCCACTGGGATGTTTAAACGATGGCTTTTCAGTTAAGGTATTGTCAAAGATTATCAAAGAAGGTTTAAACCATTCACATGCGTTATATTTAAAAGAACTACTGAAAGGCGATTAGGCCTTTTATCTGCTGTAATTTCAAATCTTTATGATTattgataaacaataaaaagtgcACAGTTTAGCCATTTCGACAGTTATAACATTGCACAGTATTGTTAGAACGATACCTCACATGCCGAATGTTTTCTGCCCAGGTGCTTTCATAGATAGCCTATTTCCGTGCAAAGTCCATTCATCTCGAAAATTCAATCTCACAATAAAATGAAggtattttttacttgtttaaattGGTTTACTACCACTTTATGCCGCTAGGCTGTCAGGTCGGATCACAGTCTTCCTCCCTATACACTGAAGCCCTGTATAACAAAAGAAGACGTGTTTTTGACTTGGTTGAGGCACTGGAGTGTGGCCTCAATTGAAAGTGGTCTTTTTGCTGGTCTTTTGATGTGTGTGGGGTCTTTTCTTGTGTTCGCAAATAATTCGCTTTCTAACGTCTGAGGGCTATAGGAATAGCCTACACCTAATTTCAGTTGGAAAAAAATTGCCAAcggaaaaaaaaccttaaacttatttataaACATATTGTACTCTCTTCCAACAGGCCGTTACATCAAA
Encoded here:
- the LOC109102174 gene encoding transcription factor HES-7-like encodes the protein MSKQAADIPEQKDSKRVSKPLMEKRRRDRINQSLETLRILLLENTHNEKLKNPKVEKAEILESVVHFLRAEPGLGTDPFQITRGKRARTEDSDEDLSSPCKRQSYRDGMRTCLIRVSNFIASKSHEFGQGVEKACENLNKSQPMQVQLLSTPPHRGTEVHLCEDSSLPLQQHSLMSKLQYLHPSGCAKLAQRTVLSAPTMTSRAKQPVMLCDAVWRPW